A genome region from Natronobeatus ordinarius includes the following:
- a CDS encoding NAD-binding protein: MLDRLRARGRRPGVHVAVWLVVAVALTSIATGIVAIVTEPALEGEGVVETVQAVAEFSGTIVGFALLVTAWGMRRGYRLAYLSAAVLVVLAGIHGVVHSRALSIPLVVLSLVGFVVLALTSPRFTRSFSFESTQVGALLAVVGVVAYGTAGAYALRAEFDGVSTVVDALYFTLVTASTVGYGDVHAVSTGARLFVISLVILGPTAVGVVVGSLVGPALQEHLSRTGQRLTADGGQSTDADQSGGSERIVVLGFDELTVPVLATLAARPSPFLVVTPDADRAAWLEAHGVAVVHGDPTDERTLEATALERATAVVVATADEAATAYGVLAVRSVDTSVPLVALAPGGRVGALERLGADVALDPWNPLGSVVVDAALGTAGTSEGTAAGGAEE; the protein is encoded by the coding sequence ATGCTCGACCGTTTGCGTGCTCGAGGGCGCCGACCCGGCGTCCACGTCGCCGTCTGGCTCGTCGTCGCCGTCGCGCTCACCTCGATCGCGACTGGGATCGTGGCCATCGTCACCGAACCCGCGCTCGAGGGCGAGGGAGTCGTCGAAACCGTCCAGGCGGTCGCGGAGTTCAGCGGCACGATTGTCGGCTTCGCCCTGCTCGTCACCGCGTGGGGCATGCGCCGTGGCTATCGGCTCGCGTACCTCTCGGCGGCGGTTCTCGTCGTCCTCGCGGGGATACACGGGGTCGTTCACTCGCGCGCACTCTCGATCCCGCTCGTGGTGCTCTCGCTCGTCGGCTTCGTCGTGCTTGCCCTCACGAGTCCCCGATTCACCCGCTCGTTCTCGTTCGAGTCGACGCAGGTCGGCGCGCTGCTCGCCGTCGTCGGCGTCGTGGCCTACGGCACCGCGGGCGCGTACGCACTCCGGGCGGAGTTCGACGGCGTCTCCACCGTCGTCGACGCCCTCTACTTCACCCTCGTGACCGCGAGTACGGTCGGCTACGGCGACGTCCACGCCGTGTCGACGGGGGCGCGGCTGTTCGTCATCTCGCTCGTGATCCTGGGACCGACGGCCGTCGGCGTCGTCGTCGGCAGCCTGGTTGGCCCCGCACTCCAGGAGCACCTCTCCCGGACGGGGCAACGGCTGACTGCCGACGGTGGACAGTCGACGGACGCCGACCAATCGGGCGGGAGCGAGCGAATCGTCGTCCTCGGCTTCGACGAGTTGACGGTTCCCGTGCTCGCGACGCTCGCGGCTCGACCGTCGCCGTTTCTCGTCGTGACCCCCGACGCCGACCGGGCGGCGTGGCTCGAGGCCCACGGCGTCGCCGTCGTCCACGGCGATCCGACCGACGAACGGACGCTCGAGGCGACCGCCCTCGAACGGGCGACTGCGGTCGTCGTCGCGACGGCTGACGAGGCGGCGACAGCATACGGGGTGCTCGCCGTCCGATCAGTCGACACGAGCGTGCCACTCGTGGCGCTCGCGCCGGGTGGGCGCGTCGGCGCGCTCGAGCGACTCGGGGCCGACGTCGCGCTCGATCCCTGGAATCCGCTCGGCTCCGTGGTCGTCGACGCCGCACTGGGGACGGCCGGGACGAGCGAGGGTACGGCTGCTGGCGGCGCCGAGGAGTGA
- a CDS encoding PAS domain-containing protein: MTSSDEATGRHRLPRQQAVSADLGRRALELDDLEQLLSETAVAVGEPLGVEYVSILDGSRGDDALLLREGVGWRDGLVGSAKVPATGDSVAGHVIRTGEPVVVEDLGGEERLSGSDLLTSHGVVSGISVPIGLRETPWGVLGAYTSTPRAFDDHAVDFLRSVANVLAMAIERDRSQPTLEELHGRISDAFYSLDENWRFTYLNERAEELIDVTDEGLVGKHVWETFEWAAGSMLKVEYERAMDTQEPTSFELYYPEPLESWYEINAYPSETGLSVYFRDVTERKEREAVHAAAMEELRESEERLRLALEAGEMGTWELDLQTEDSPVRSPRHDRIFGYEEPLEDWGFETFLEHVHPEDREEVKRRFETAFETGTWEFECRIVRADGERRVIAAQGEFYFDDGGEPTRAVGVVRDVTDRYERERHLEDANARLEAATEAGAIGTWEWEIPEDRMTVGASFADQFGIDPDEAREGVSLERFFPSIHDADRDRVRRAVEEAVDSCGEYEAEYRVWNDDDELRWVLARGHVECADDGTPESFPGVLIDITERRTAQEALRESEAKFRMVAENLDEIVWIMTADAAAYLYISPSFDEIWGVSRQRLYDDPESYTQFVHPDDRERVSERFSRLPDVEFDEAFRVVRPDGEPRWLDVRGERVENDDGVAHVIGIGQDVTERVEYEQKLEESNERLEQFAYAASHDLQEPLRMVTSYLQLLERRYVDELDSDGREFVEFAVDGAERMREMIDGLLAYSRVETQGEPFEPVDLDAVLDDVRADLRLQIEESDAKITAEALPRVSGDDGQLRQVFQNLLANAIEYSGDEPPRIHVSATRDGPNWRLSVRDEGTGIDPSDADRVFEVFQRLHSHEEHEGTGLGLALCKRIVERHGGEIRVDAERGDGSTFSFTIPSAE; this comes from the coding sequence ATGACCTCCTCCGACGAGGCCACCGGGCGCCATCGGTTACCTCGCCAACAAGCAGTCAGCGCCGACCTCGGGAGGCGCGCACTCGAACTCGACGATCTCGAGCAACTGTTGTCCGAAACCGCCGTGGCTGTCGGGGAGCCACTCGGGGTGGAGTACGTGTCGATCCTCGACGGTTCGCGGGGCGACGACGCGCTCCTGTTGCGGGAAGGGGTGGGGTGGCGCGACGGACTCGTCGGATCGGCGAAAGTCCCCGCGACCGGGGACTCGGTGGCGGGGCACGTGATACGCACGGGCGAGCCGGTCGTCGTCGAGGACCTCGGAGGCGAGGAACGCCTGTCGGGCTCCGACCTGCTCACCAGCCACGGCGTCGTCAGCGGCATTAGCGTCCCCATCGGCTTGCGCGAGACACCGTGGGGGGTGCTGGGGGCGTACACGTCGACTCCTCGTGCGTTCGACGATCACGCCGTAGATTTCCTCCGGAGCGTGGCGAACGTGCTCGCGATGGCGATCGAGCGCGACCGGTCACAGCCCACGCTCGAGGAGCTCCACGGTCGGATTTCGGATGCGTTCTACTCACTCGACGAGAACTGGCGGTTTACCTACCTCAACGAGCGCGCCGAGGAGTTGATCGACGTCACCGACGAGGGGCTCGTGGGGAAGCACGTCTGGGAGACGTTCGAGTGGGCGGCCGGCTCGATGCTCAAAGTCGAGTACGAACGGGCGATGGACACACAGGAGCCGACCTCGTTCGAACTGTACTACCCCGAGCCGCTCGAGAGCTGGTACGAGATCAACGCCTACCCCTCGGAGACGGGGCTGTCGGTGTACTTCCGCGACGTCACCGAGCGAAAGGAGCGCGAAGCGGTACACGCAGCGGCGATGGAGGAGTTACGAGAGAGCGAAGAGCGGCTTCGGCTCGCCCTCGAGGCCGGCGAGATGGGCACGTGGGAACTCGACTTACAGACCGAGGATTCGCCCGTCAGGTCGCCGAGACACGATCGGATCTTCGGCTACGAGGAGCCGCTCGAGGACTGGGGGTTCGAGACGTTCCTCGAGCACGTCCACCCGGAGGATCGCGAGGAGGTGAAACGGCGCTTCGAGACGGCGTTCGAGACCGGCACGTGGGAGTTCGAGTGTCGGATCGTCCGTGCCGACGGTGAACGACGGGTGATCGCCGCGCAAGGCGAATTCTACTTCGACGACGGGGGCGAGCCGACGCGTGCGGTAGGGGTGGTCAGAGACGTCACCGACCGATACGAGCGGGAACGACACCTCGAAGACGCGAACGCCCGACTCGAGGCGGCGACCGAGGCTGGTGCGATCGGCACCTGGGAGTGGGAGATCCCCGAGGATCGGATGACCGTCGGCGCGTCGTTCGCCGACCAGTTCGGAATCGACCCCGATGAGGCGCGCGAGGGCGTCTCGCTCGAGCGGTTCTTCCCGTCGATCCACGACGCGGATCGCGACCGCGTGAGACGGGCGGTCGAGGAGGCCGTCGACTCCTGTGGCGAGTACGAAGCGGAGTACCGCGTCTGGAACGACGACGACGAACTTCGGTGGGTGCTCGCACGCGGCCACGTCGAGTGTGCCGACGACGGCACCCCCGAGTCGTTTCCGGGCGTTCTCATCGACATCACCGAGCGGAGAACGGCCCAGGAAGCCCTCCGCGAGAGCGAGGCGAAGTTCCGGATGGTCGCGGAGAATCTCGACGAGATCGTCTGGATCATGACGGCTGATGCCGCGGCGTACCTCTACATCAGCCCATCGTTCGACGAGATCTGGGGCGTCAGCCGGCAACGCCTGTACGACGACCCGGAGTCGTACACCCAGTTCGTCCACCCCGACGACCGAGAGCGCGTCAGCGAACGCTTCAGTAGGCTTCCAGACGTCGAGTTCGACGAAGCGTTCCGGGTCGTCAGACCCGACGGGGAACCCCGGTGGCTGGACGTCCGTGGTGAACGCGTCGAAAACGATGACGGGGTGGCCCACGTGATCGGGATCGGCCAGGACGTCACCGAGCGCGTCGAGTACGAGCAAAAACTCGAGGAATCCAACGAGCGGTTAGAGCAGTTCGCCTACGCCGCCAGCCACGACCTCCAGGAGCCCCTGCGGATGGTCACGAGCTACCTCCAGTTACTCGAGCGCCGCTACGTCGACGAACTCGATTCGGACGGACGGGAGTTCGTCGAGTTCGCCGTCGACGGCGCCGAGCGGATGCGCGAGATGATCGACGGGCTCCTCGCGTACTCGCGCGTCGAGACGCAAGGGGAGCCGTTCGAACCGGTCGACCTCGACGCCGTGCTCGACGACGTCCGAGCGGACCTCCGGTTGCAGATCGAGGAGTCGGACGCGAAGATCACGGCCGAGGCGCTGCCCCGCGTCTCCGGCGACGACGGACAGCTCCGACAGGTGTTCCAGAACCTGTTGGCAAACGCGATCGAATACAGCGGCGACGAGCCACCGCGCATCCACGTCTCGGCGACGCGCGACGGGCCGAACTGGCGCCTCTCGGTTCGCGACGAGGGGACCGGCATCGACCCCAGCGATGCCGATCGGGTGTTCGAGGTGTTCCAGCGCCTCCACAGCCACGAGGAGCACGAGGGAACGGGCCTCGGTCTCGCACTCTGTAAGCGCATCGTCGAACGCCACGGCGGGGAGATCCGGGTCGACGCCGAGCGAGGCGACGGCTCGACGTTCTCGTTCACCATCCCTTCGGCCGAGTGA
- the tsaA gene encoding tRNA (N6-threonylcarbamoyladenosine(37)-N6)-methyltransferase TrmO: protein MTDKPIEYEAIGVIRTPYESPEGMPIQPVGAADTPGTVELDERYAAGLQDLDGFSHCILLYHFHASDADSPLHVEPFLDDAERGIFATRAPRRPNPIGLSVVEIDDVTGNELAVVGVDVVDGTPLLDVKPFVPEFDIPERAEAGWLESTRSTARSTRADDRFC from the coding sequence ATGACGGACAAGCCAATCGAGTACGAGGCGATCGGCGTGATCCGGACGCCGTACGAGTCTCCAGAGGGGATGCCGATCCAGCCGGTCGGCGCGGCTGACACGCCCGGGACGGTCGAGCTCGACGAGCGCTACGCCGCGGGATTGCAGGATCTGGACGGCTTTTCCCACTGCATTCTGCTGTATCACTTTCACGCGTCCGACGCGGACAGCCCGTTGCACGTCGAGCCGTTTCTCGACGACGCCGAACGTGGCATCTTCGCGACGCGGGCGCCGCGACGACCGAATCCGATCGGCCTCTCGGTCGTCGAGATAGACGACGTCACCGGCAACGAGCTGGCCGTCGTCGGCGTCGACGTCGTGGACGGAACGCCGTTGCTCGACGTCAAGCCGTTCGTCCCCGAGTTCGACATCCCGGAGCGCGCCGAGGCGGGCTGGCTCGAGTCGACCCGTTCGACGGCCCGATCGACGCGGGCCGACGACCGGTTCTGCTGA
- a CDS encoding AIR synthase family protein, translating to MPGKVSPDDLLAHVFGRTGEADESVLQGPAYGEDAAAIAVPEGTLVVSSDPISLAASEVGILGVHIACNDVATSGADPRWLTVVLMLPEPDEAILESITRDLDEAAADLGATIVGGHTEYVDALERPLLSLTAMGVGEFVPTGGATPGDRVLLTKAAGIEGTAILAADFGDELGIDSEVLERAEASLSELSVVPDARVLREYATAMHDPTEGGVVAGLYELAHASGVRLEVDREVIPIREETRQLCDAAGVDPLRIFGSGALLATVPEDDVDAALADLEEAGLEAAEIGVVLEGEPALRIGDEAIDEPVEDALYPLWADADAEE from the coding sequence ATGCCCGGCAAAGTGAGCCCGGACGACCTGCTCGCACACGTCTTCGGTCGGACCGGCGAGGCCGACGAGTCGGTTCTCCAGGGGCCAGCCTACGGTGAGGACGCCGCCGCCATCGCGGTGCCGGAGGGGACGCTCGTGGTCAGCTCCGACCCGATTTCCCTCGCCGCTTCGGAGGTCGGAATCCTCGGCGTCCACATCGCCTGCAACGACGTCGCGACCTCGGGGGCCGACCCGCGGTGGCTCACCGTCGTTCTCATGCTCCCCGAACCCGACGAGGCAATCCTCGAGTCGATCACTCGCGACCTCGACGAAGCCGCCGCCGACCTCGGCGCGACGATCGTCGGCGGCCACACCGAGTACGTCGACGCGCTCGAGCGGCCGTTGCTCTCGCTGACGGCGATGGGCGTCGGCGAGTTCGTCCCCACCGGCGGCGCTACGCCCGGCGACCGGGTGCTCCTCACGAAAGCGGCGGGGATCGAGGGGACGGCCATCCTCGCGGCGGATTTCGGCGACGAACTCGGGATCGACTCCGAGGTCCTCGAGCGCGCCGAGGCCTCCCTCTCCGAACTCAGCGTCGTCCCCGACGCCCGCGTCCTGCGCGAGTACGCCACGGCGATGCACGACCCCACCGAGGGCGGCGTCGTCGCGGGACTGTACGAGCTCGCTCACGCTTCGGGCGTCCGCCTCGAGGTCGACCGCGAGGTGATCCCGATCCGGGAGGAGACCCGACAGCTGTGCGACGCGGCGGGCGTCGACCCCCTCCGGATCTTCGGCTCCGGGGCACTGCTCGCGACGGTCCCCGAGGACGACGTCGACGCGGCGCTCGCAGACCTCGAGGAGGCGGGGCTCGAGGCCGCCGAGATCGGTGTCGTCCTCGAGGGCGAACCGGCGCTCCGGATCGGGGACGAGGCGATCGACGAACCGGTCGAGGACGCGCTCTACCCGCTGTGGGCCGACGCCGACGCCGAAGAGTAG
- a CDS encoding helix-turn-helix domain-containing protein encodes MKYLEVWLRLPDRLCHPMQAFIRHDDAPWYEELRAWNLDGASDGEHVLFYVEGDRERYREALEEIDTIREYAIAPIDADAFHVSVREETRPETTTWRGAFAELELVVVPPIRFDERGTMGLTLVGDGDDAARFLEALPDEIAVTVDEIGTYDRRGGTLAGALSRRQLEAVAVAVDAGYYDVPRTASLSAVADELGIAESSASLLLRRAERTVLSRLLDRRGETRRRAAVRE; translated from the coding sequence ATGAAGTACCTCGAGGTCTGGCTGCGACTCCCCGACCGGCTGTGCCACCCGATGCAGGCGTTCATCCGGCACGACGACGCGCCGTGGTACGAGGAACTGCGTGCCTGGAACCTCGACGGGGCGTCGGACGGAGAGCACGTCCTGTTCTACGTCGAGGGCGACCGCGAACGGTACCGCGAGGCACTCGAGGAGATCGACACGATCCGGGAGTACGCCATCGCCCCGATCGACGCCGACGCCTTCCACGTCTCCGTCCGCGAGGAGACGCGCCCGGAGACGACCACGTGGCGGGGCGCGTTCGCGGAGCTGGAACTCGTCGTCGTGCCGCCGATCCGGTTCGACGAGCGGGGGACGATGGGGCTCACGCTCGTCGGCGACGGCGACGACGCCGCGCGGTTTCTCGAGGCGCTCCCCGACGAGATCGCCGTGACGGTCGACGAGATCGGAACGTACGACCGCCGCGGCGGGACGCTCGCGGGCGCCCTCTCCCGGCGACAGCTCGAAGCCGTCGCGGTCGCCGTCGACGCTGGCTACTACGACGTGCCCCGGACCGCGTCGCTGTCGGCCGTCGCCGACGAACTGGGTATTGCGGAGAGTTCCGCCTCGCTGTTGCTCCGGCGGGCCGAACGAACCGTCCTCTCGAGGCTGCTGGATCGACGCGGTGAGACACGCCGGCGAGCGGCCGTCCGCGAGTGA
- a CDS encoding cytochrome P450 encodes MTTEPLTDEGHDERSVDAADGSNGAIPPGPDGYPVVGNVHQIMRDPFGFLEELRTYGDVVRYRIVGNDVTALLHPADVQRVLVEEPDRFERYLFADRGFDFAPEGVLFTHGDQWRSQRKVVEPAFTMERIRSYAEPMSAYAEELAATWDDGEEVALNRTFSRLTLRILTKALFDVEVDPGSDDEAITRAARLINEQSSSRSFAAFLPRWLPTPGNRRYRRAMAAYRERVDDLIDRRRGDGGDDLLSNLLHAETPDGETLTDEEVRDNLITFTFAGHETTSLALTYTFVLLATHDDVRARLEAELEDVLDGSTPGFEDVPALEYTDRVVTEAMRLYPPAYMLFRKATEDAVVGGYELPEGSIVALPTYAIHHDGRFYDEPDAFRPERWADGYEAELPEYAYFPFGGGPRHCIGMRFARLELALVVATLVQRLEFDLLSDPEPALSPGATLQPASDVRVRVRKDG; translated from the coding sequence ATGACCACGGAGCCGCTCACCGACGAGGGTCACGACGAGCGGTCGGTCGACGCAGCCGACGGCTCGAACGGTGCCATCCCGCCAGGTCCCGACGGCTATCCGGTCGTCGGCAACGTCCACCAGATCATGCGCGACCCGTTCGGCTTCCTCGAGGAGCTTCGGACCTACGGCGACGTCGTTCGGTACCGGATCGTCGGCAACGACGTCACGGCGCTGCTCCACCCTGCCGACGTCCAGCGGGTGCTCGTCGAGGAACCCGATCGGTTCGAGCGCTACCTCTTCGCCGACCGGGGGTTCGACTTCGCGCCCGAGGGCGTCCTGTTCACCCACGGCGACCAGTGGCGCAGCCAGCGCAAGGTCGTAGAACCCGCGTTCACGATGGAGCGGATTCGGTCGTACGCCGAGCCGATGAGCGCCTACGCCGAGGAGCTGGCTGCGACGTGGGACGACGGCGAAGAGGTCGCGCTGAACCGGACGTTCTCGAGGCTGACCCTGCGAATCCTCACGAAGGCGCTGTTCGACGTCGAGGTCGACCCTGGGTCGGACGACGAGGCGATCACCCGGGCGGCGCGGCTCATCAACGAACAGAGTAGCTCCCGGAGCTTCGCCGCGTTCCTGCCGCGGTGGCTCCCCACGCCGGGGAACCGCCGCTACCGGCGGGCGATGGCCGCCTACCGCGAGCGCGTCGACGACCTGATCGACCGACGCCGCGGCGACGGCGGCGACGATCTGCTGTCGAACCTCCTCCACGCGGAGACCCCCGACGGCGAGACGCTGACGGACGAGGAGGTCCGGGACAACCTGATCACGTTCACCTTCGCCGGCCACGAGACGACGTCGCTCGCGCTCACTTACACGTTCGTGCTGCTCGCCACGCACGACGACGTCCGGGCCCGACTCGAGGCCGAACTCGAGGACGTCCTCGACGGCTCGACGCCCGGTTTCGAAGACGTCCCCGCACTCGAGTACACCGACCGGGTGGTCACCGAGGCGATGCGGCTCTACCCGCCGGCGTACATGCTCTTCCGGAAGGCGACCGAAGACGCCGTCGTCGGCGGCTACGAGCTCCCAGAAGGGAGCATCGTCGCGCTGCCCACCTACGCGATCCACCACGACGGGCGGTTCTACGACGAGCCCGACGCGTTCCGCCCGGAGCGCTGGGCCGACGGCTACGAGGCCGAGCTGCCGGAGTACGCCTACTTCCCCTTCGGCGGCGGCCCTCGCCACTGTATCGGCATGCGATTCGCGCGCCTCGAGCTCGCGCTGGTCGTCGCGACGCTGGTCCAGCGCCTCGAGTTCGACCTCCTGAGCGACCCCGAGCCGGCGCTCTCGCCTGGCGCGACGCTGCAGCCGGCGTCGGACGTTCGGGTGCGGGTGCGAAAAGACGGATAA
- a CDS encoding Leu/Phe/Val dehydrogenase has product MVHAEMLEGGHEQVTHVVDEASGLRAIVALHDTTLGPGLGGTRLMPYETEAAALRDVLRLSRAMTYKAAAADLELGGGKAVIVADPAEKSEAMMAAYGRFVDRLGGAYVTSVDVNTGVDDMDVIAGETDHVTGTSDGLGDPSPVTSRGVFAGVRASVETAYGTDDLSDRTVLVQGLGKVGSGLAERALEAGATVKVSDVDEAAVEAFAAAHDVGVVPPENVYEEPCDVFSPCAIGGVVNDETVPQLECDVVAGGANNILEDRAHAEQLRERGILYAPDYVLNAGGLITVATEYRGGTMDEALADADRIGDRLLDLFERAEDRGITPIEAADAYAEERIAAGGTALAASD; this is encoded by the coding sequence ATGGTACACGCCGAGATGCTCGAGGGGGGACACGAACAGGTAACGCACGTCGTCGACGAGGCCTCCGGGTTGCGAGCGATCGTCGCGCTCCACGACACGACGCTCGGGCCGGGACTCGGCGGCACGCGACTCATGCCCTACGAGACCGAGGCGGCGGCGCTCCGGGACGTGCTCCGCCTCTCCCGGGCGATGACGTACAAGGCAGCCGCGGCGGACCTCGAGCTCGGCGGGGGGAAGGCGGTGATCGTCGCCGATCCGGCCGAGAAGTCCGAGGCGATGATGGCCGCCTACGGCCGGTTCGTCGACCGTCTCGGGGGAGCCTACGTCACGAGCGTCGACGTGAACACGGGCGTCGACGACATGGACGTCATCGCGGGGGAGACCGACCACGTCACCGGCACCAGCGACGGCCTCGGCGACCCCTCACCGGTGACCTCCCGCGGAGTCTTCGCCGGCGTACGCGCCAGCGTGGAGACCGCCTACGGCACCGACGACCTCTCCGACCGAACCGTCCTGGTCCAGGGACTCGGCAAGGTTGGGAGCGGTCTCGCCGAACGCGCACTCGAGGCCGGCGCGACGGTGAAGGTGAGCGACGTCGACGAAGCCGCCGTCGAGGCGTTCGCCGCCGCCCACGACGTCGGGGTCGTCCCGCCCGAGAACGTTTACGAGGAACCCTGTGACGTCTTCTCGCCGTGTGCGATCGGCGGCGTCGTGAACGACGAGACGGTGCCCCAGCTCGAGTGCGACGTCGTCGCCGGCGGCGCGAACAACATTCTCGAGGATCGCGCCCACGCCGAGCAGCTCCGCGAGCGCGGCATCCTCTACGCTCCCGACTACGTCCTCAACGCCGGCGGACTGATCACGGTCGCGACGGAGTACCGCGGCGGCACGATGGACGAGGCGCTCGCCGACGCCGACCGGATCGGCGACCGGCTGCTCGACCTGTTCGAGCGTGCTGAGGACCGTGGGATTACGCCGATCGAGGCCGCAGACGCCTACGCGGAAGAGCGCATCGCCGCCGGTGGGACGGCGCTCGCGGCCTCGGACTGA
- the thiM gene encoding hydroxyethylthiazole kinase: MTDPTAVTGETLASSLEAIRERQPLVQQLTNEVTKNDLANLTLHWGALPVMADAPGDAGEMVELAGAVLLNTGRMSDRNIEALHEAGRAANDHGVPVVLDPVGAGATPTRDEVQASLLSEVDVAAIKGNYGEISHLAGAEAEVKGVESVGEYAEIGETARSLAAATGAAVVASGVEDVVAGPDAAYRVSAGHELLGDVVGTGCMLGASVASFCGALEDDRIAALHATLAYGLAGERAAELPHNGPASYRINLLDAVYGLTPDEAPSLDLEDRIERIA; this comes from the coding sequence ATGACTGATCCGACCGCAGTCACCGGCGAGACGCTCGCGAGCTCCCTGGAAGCGATCCGGGAGCGCCAGCCGCTCGTGCAGCAGCTCACCAACGAAGTGACGAAAAACGACTTGGCGAACCTCACCCTCCACTGGGGGGCGCTGCCGGTGATGGCCGACGCGCCCGGCGATGCGGGCGAGATGGTCGAACTGGCCGGCGCCGTCCTGCTCAACACCGGTCGGATGAGCGACCGAAATATCGAGGCGCTCCACGAGGCCGGGCGAGCGGCCAACGATCACGGCGTTCCGGTCGTCCTCGATCCCGTCGGCGCGGGCGCGACGCCGACTCGCGACGAGGTCCAGGCCAGCCTCCTCTCGGAGGTCGACGTTGCGGCCATCAAGGGCAACTACGGCGAGATCAGCCATCTGGCGGGCGCCGAGGCGGAGGTGAAAGGCGTCGAATCCGTCGGCGAGTACGCGGAGATCGGCGAGACGGCGCGCTCGCTCGCGGCTGCCACGGGCGCGGCCGTCGTCGCCTCCGGCGTCGAGGACGTCGTGGCGGGACCCGACGCCGCCTACCGCGTCTCCGCGGGCCACGAGCTGCTGGGCGACGTCGTCGGCACCGGCTGCATGCTCGGTGCCTCGGTCGCGTCGTTCTGTGGCGCACTCGAGGACGACCGCATCGCCGCCCTCCACGCCACGCTCGCCTACGGACTCGCCGGTGAGCGCGCGGCCGAGCTCCCCCACAACGGTCCGGCGAGCTACCGGATCAACCTGCTCGATGCCGTCTACGGGCTCACCCCCGACGAAGCGCCGTCGCTCGACCTCGAGGATCGGATCGAACGGATCGCCTGA
- the thiE gene encoding thiamine phosphate synthase, producing MNRPDWRTYLVTQESLSAGRSTPEIVRAAIDGGIDVVQLREKETDARWRYERGRELRELTADAGVDLLVNDRVDVALAIDADGVHLGASDLPVAAARELLGPEAVIGYSTADPEEARRAQADGADYLGVGAVYGTTSKKDVDDEQNGIGLERVRAVAEAVDIPVIGIGGITAANAASVVEAGATGVAVISEITAADDPKGATAALAKEVSHD from the coding sequence ATGAATCGTCCGGATTGGCGGACCTACCTCGTCACCCAGGAGTCGCTCTCGGCGGGCCGATCGACGCCCGAGATCGTTCGCGCGGCGATCGACGGCGGGATCGACGTCGTCCAGCTGCGCGAGAAGGAGACCGACGCTCGGTGGCGGTACGAACGCGGCCGCGAGCTGCGCGAGCTCACCGCCGACGCCGGCGTCGACCTGCTCGTGAACGACCGGGTCGACGTCGCGCTGGCGATCGACGCCGACGGCGTCCACCTCGGCGCCTCGGACCTGCCGGTCGCCGCCGCCCGGGAGCTGCTCGGCCCCGAAGCCGTGATCGGCTACTCGACGGCGGACCCCGAGGAGGCGCGGCGGGCCCAGGCCGACGGCGCGGACTACCTCGGCGTCGGTGCGGTGTACGGTACCACCTCGAAGAAAGACGTCGACGACGAGCAAAATGGGATCGGCCTCGAGCGCGTCCGCGCGGTCGCCGAGGCGGTCGACATTCCGGTGATCGGTATCGGTGGCATCACCGCGGCGAACGCCGCGTCGGTCGTGGAGGCGGGTGCGACGGGCGTGGCGGTCATCAGCGAGATTACGGCCGCGGACGACCCGAAAGGGGCAACTGCCGCGCTCGCGAAGGAGGTCTCCCATGACTGA
- a CDS encoding ABC transporter ATP-binding protein → MEPTATTQPLVRCENVTKEYGGTAGTPLVRAVAGVSLRVPQTGILGLAGPSGSGKSTLLHLLAVLDQPTDGRVVFDGVDTGSLSASERARLRLESVGMVFQGFHLLPSLSARANVAVPLVEAGWGKRRRRERATQLLERVGLGDRLDHRPGQLSGGERQRVAIARALAADPRLIIADEPTGELDTETGAVVLDVFEELADERIVVLASHDDWALARADRVIRLQDGKRLDA, encoded by the coding sequence ATGGAACCGACGGCGACGACACAGCCGCTCGTCCGTTGTGAAAACGTGACGAAAGAGTACGGCGGCACAGCGGGCACCCCACTCGTTCGCGCGGTGGCGGGGGTGTCGCTGCGCGTCCCACAGACGGGGATCCTCGGCCTCGCCGGTCCGAGCGGATCGGGAAAATCTACCTTGCTCCACCTGCTCGCGGTGCTCGACCAGCCGACCGACGGTCGGGTGGTGTTCGACGGGGTCGACACCGGAAGCCTTTCGGCCAGCGAACGAGCACGACTCCGACTCGAGTCGGTCGGGATGGTGTTTCAGGGGTTTCACCTCCTACCCTCGCTGAGCGCCCGGGCGAACGTCGCCGTGCCACTCGTCGAGGCCGGGTGGGGAAAACGGCGGCGTCGCGAGCGCGCAACGCAGCTGCTCGAACGGGTTGGACTCGGGGATCGACTCGACCACCGGCCGGGACAACTCAGCGGGGGTGAGCGCCAGCGCGTGGCGATCGCTCGCGCACTCGCGGCCGATCCACGTCTCATCATCGCCGACGAGCCGACCGGCGAACTCGACACCGAGACGGGCGCGGTCGTCCTCGACGTCTTCGAGGAGCTCGCCGACGAGCGAATAGTCGTCCTGGCCTCTCACGACGACTGGGCGCTCGCACGAGCCGATCGGGTCATCAGATTGCAAGACGGAAAGCGTCTCGATGCATGA